agatggatGTTGATGCTCCACCTGGATTTGGTGCACCTGGGGACCCTAACCCACTTCCTCCTATTTCTGGTAGTGCTAACCCTAACCCACCTGAACCTGTAGCACCCATTGGACTTGATGCATCACTTCCCCCACTATCACCTAAACAAGGTGGTAAGGACCCGTCTATAGTATGACAACACTTCATTAAGTTTGCTGATTTTGGTCCCAATAATCCTAGGTCTCAAtgcaagtattgtaaaaatcaatataaatgtCATGGTAAGAAAAATGGTACTTCGGGCATGTTGCAACACATGAAGGTGTGTAAGAAGTGGCCTTTTCCCCGTGATGATAAGCAAAAAACTTTGTCTTTCCAAGCTAAGAGAGAAGGGGAAAGTGGTTCAAGTGTGTTAGTGGTTGCAAACTATAGTGAAGAGAGGATAAGGTTGGCGTTGGCAAGGATGATCATCACTGATGAATTGCCTTTTAAATTTGTGGAGCGTCAAGGCTTTCAAGAATTTATGGAAATAGTTGAGCCTAGGTTTCCTATTCCCCATCGCACTACCATTGCAAGGGCTTGTATGAAGATTTATTCTAGTGAGGTGGATATtttgagaagggcttttgtTGGGCAACGAGTTTGTGTGACAACGGATACTTGGACATCCATACAAAACTTGAATTATATGGTTGTCACGGCACACTTCATTGATAGGGATTggacttaccaaaaaaaaatcttaaactttTGCCCTATAACTAATCACAAAGGGGACACTATAGGTAGAGTGGTTGAATCATGTTTGTTGAAGTGGGGTATAGACCGATTGTTTACAATCACTGCGGACAATGCTAGTTCTAATGATGTGGCAATTGATTATgtgcaaaagaaaacaaaagaaagagatagtAGCATATTGGGTGGTGAGTTCATGCATATGCGTTGTTGTGCGCATATCTTGAATTTGATAGTGCAAAATGGGTTGAAGTCCATTCATGAATCAATTGCCAAAATTAGGAATGCGGTGCGATATGTGAGAGCCTCTCCCGCAAGGTTTGAGAAGTTtcaaaaatgtgttgaaaatgaaaaaatcaaaGCCAAATGTTTGTTGTCTCTTGATGTGCCAACAAGGTGGAATTCCACTTATCTTATGTTAGATTGTACTTTGAAATTTGTGAGAGCATTTGATAGGTTGGAAGAGGAGGATGGGCATtataaactttatttttgtgAATCAGATGGGAATGGGAAAAAGCCCGTTGGTCCTCCTAACTATCTTGATTGggaaaatgttaaaacttttgtGAAATTTCTTGGCATATTTTATGAGGCGACACTTAGATTTTCTGGGTCCTTGTTTGTCACTTCTAATACATACTTCCATGAGCTAATTAGCATTGAAAATCAATTGCAACAATTGTGTAGTGTTGTTGGGGATCCACTCTTGAAGAGTATGGCggtagagatgaaaaaaaaaatgataagtatTGGGGAAGTATAGATAATATCAATTTGATGctttttgttgctgttgttcTTGACCCAAGGTATAAATTGAAGTATGTAAAGTTTTGGTTTAGGGAGTGGTATGGAAAGGACAAGGGGGATGCGATGAGCTCTAAGGTTCGGGATGTATTGAAGAGGTTGTATGTGGAGAGAGTGGGTCAAAATGGAGCTTCGAGTTCTACGGGTAGTGGTGCTTCATTGTCTAGGGACTCCAGGCCAAGTGTTGACAATGCTTCATTGTCTGATCGTATTAAAAGTTATAATAATAGGTTTAAGCAACACTTGGCGGACAAGAACAATGTGGAAACCAAATCTGAGTTGGATAGGTATTTGTTGGAATCTTCTGAGAACCCTGATGTGGAAGATTTTGATATCTTGATGTGGTGGAAAATGAATTCTTCTAGATATCGAGTCATTTCCCAAATTGCTCGTGATGTGTTGGCTATTCCTGTCTCTACAGTTGCATCCGAGTCTACTTTTAGTACGGGGAGGCATGTTTTGGATTCGTTCCGTAGTTCACTATCTCCTAATACAGTTGAAGCCCTTATTTGTACCCAAAATTGGTTGAAAGatgcaaaggaaaaaagacCAATAAAATTTCGGGAGTGCATGGATAATGTGGAGGATATTGATGGTTTTGAGATTGACACTGgtaaatatatattcattttgtttgttgtaTATATCAATTGCTTATTTATTTGCTCAATGCTTAtgaatcattttattttgaatgagATTGTAGAAATTGCATCGGTTTGCCCAATGCCTATGGAGGAGGATCCAAGCACTGTTGTGTTGGATGATGATGAGTGATGTGCTACTCTTTACTTGGAGTTAGTTAGTAGTTAGTATTATGTAAGTATACTTGCTATTATCATTTGTTCgtgttaattataaatattctattgttcataaatattttattgttattaacacgtgtttattttgttttgtttagtattttgtAGGAGTTCTAAAATGATGCATAGTGCACAGACTTACTGGACAATGGACTTACAAGAACTAGCATTCTTTTGCCAATATGCTAATTatatttgtacatgttattaGTAGTAGACTTTTCACTAATGGTAGTTATTTAGGTATTCATGGGTGGGATTCTTTGTGGGGATACAAGCAATTAGCATTCTTTTGCCTAAAtgctaatttaatttgtatatctTTCTTTTGGCATTTGTGGACAGTGACAAATGGTTCTGTAATACGTTATTAAGTGGATACATtaacacttattgttattgaCACTAACACACACAGTGACACTAATGATATTATATGCTACATAATAGTATTTTGGGAGTTGAACTCTTATTTAGAcaatttcaaatatgtttgcatggtgaataaaatgaaaaaatttggatAGTTTGGATCATTACTATTTGGGTGAACAgattttttattgttgaatagatttttttttatgtgaacagatttgttgaacatttttttttttttggatatattgGAATATTGAAATCTTGAACAGGTTGATATATGTGAACAAGTATTAAAAGACAGGTTACTTGAAATCTTGAACAAGTATATGTGAACAAATTATGTGTGCCCAATTTTGAACAGGTTGATATATGAGcccaatttttttatcattaaaaaatgtttttttttaatatttcaaaccgATCAAACCGACTAAACCGACCGCAAAAAACCGCACCGCTATAGGTCAAAAAACCGACCCTAACGGTGTGTATCGGTTCCAATTATGAAAAAACCGATCTTTATCAGTTCGgtaataaatttacaaaaaaaccGCCTCTACCGAACCACGCACACGCCTAATTGTTAGCCCACTAACGGAAATATCCTATGTGGCAAATGGAGTGCACTGTTGGCGcagtaaatgctgacgtggtcattaacttaatattaaaaaatttatttaagcaTCCACATCagattataattaaaaaaattaatttctcaattttaacaaaagaaaaaaatatgagttAAAAATCTCCTCACTCATTTgtcttcatcttctctctctacTCTATCACATTTCATTGTTTCATTCATCTCTCTCCCCTCTGATGTTAAGCTTtgttccttctctctctttcatctctCTATTTTGCTTGTCTCCCTCTCAGCTCGGCGTGGAGGTGCTGTTCATGGTGGAGGTCGTGGATCTTGGGTCTTGGGTCTTGGTGAAGGTCGTGGATCTTAGGTCTTCAATCATGGAAATATTGTGCTACCGACGCCACTGTTGCTACTGTTCCTCACTGAAGGCTCCGATTGGGTGCTACCGACACTAGCTTTGGTGTTCCTCAACCATGGAAGAGAGAGTGTGCATTTGTGCTTCTATTTGGATTTAGATTTGAGACCCACGACCTCTACAACCACCATAGACGAATCACACCAAAAACGCCACCACTGGCTAGTGATTGTTCTCCTCCTCCTTTGTTGGTTTAGATTTTGGTTGGTTTAGAGATTGGGTTTTTTTTCGGTGAAAagatttggtgattttttatttgagtttgaaAGGTGCGGTTTGGGTATGGTCATCTGTGGAtttgtgggaattttttttatttggatttgtCTAAAAATTAGTCTAATATGGTGTTTTTGTAGGAGTATGAATGATTATGGAtatgtttttatgctttatgAATTTGATTTGCTGGAGGTTTCGTTATTGATTGAAAGATGAGAAAATCTAAGTTTAAGTTGTGATTTTGTATATCTTGGTTTTGTGGTTTGAGAAAATCTAAGAAGATCTgctgctgggtttgtgtttgtatgatttttttgggtttgtgctctTGTGTGTTCTTAAtgggtttgttttattttttggatctGACGTGGCATTTATTTTGAGAGTAAATAGTTTATGtttgttattgtgttctttgtgcTTGTGATCTTGTgttaatgtttaaatttgagtttgtgttttttgtgtttgattttgggtttgtgttcttatgtTCTTGGTTGATGTTTAAAtttgtgattgtgtttttgttcaaaatgaattaaatctgaatttatgtattttattgttttttattctgttttttctttttttcttttgttaaaattgattaataattattttttatatttagaagctgacatggcatttttttaatgccaattaaaattttttattacttttttaatggCCACATCAACGTTTAATGTGCCAACAGTGCACTTAGTTTGCCACATAAGTAATTTCCGTTAGTGGGCTAATAGTAAAGACCAAAATGGAACgtgtttttcattttagggactaaaagtggtaaaataaaaatttaaggaCCAAAGTAGAAATGAcaccaaaatatagggaccaaaagtaCATTTATGCCtaaataatattcaatacaAAACATTAATTCAGGGGTGTCCAggaccaaatatatatatatatatatatatatgaaaaaaaaaatccattaaacAACCAGCTaatataaagagtatttattcACTCCATAGCATCATAATCCTCCCACATTTCATGACAAATATCATCCCATTTTTTAACccattctctattttcttcttgGACTTCCCTGTGTGATTGTTGGACTCTTCTACTTGTACTTTCATTTGCAAACGGATTATCATGAAGCTCACTATTCATAATTGAGTCTAAAGGGTTGGCTCCTATTATGAAATTGTGAATTATGCAATATGCTAAGACTACGTTCACTTGTGTTGGGAATGACCAAAAAGGTTTTGCATCTAACACATGGAAATGTTTCTTCAAAACTCCAAAACAACACTCAATGGTAGTGCATAAACAAGAATGGCGAAGATTGAATAATTCTTTGTCATTTCTTGGCGGATTATCACTAAACTCTTTCAAATGGTAACGAACACCACGATAAGGGGAGATACTTCCTTTTTGAATTCCATAACTAGCATcaccaagataatatttacctacACATTTATagtcaaaaaggaaaataaatcaCTCGTAAAGCTAGTatctataataaaataactttcTAGTCCAATAATAACTTCAGGAATTTTTAATCCCCTTTACCTAGATAACGCATCATTTAAGACATGTGAGTCATGTGCAGTTCCTTCCCGACCAACTAATACATAAGTGAATTTTTTAAGTCAAAGGTAGCAGCAGCAAGGACATTTTGTGTTGTTCCATCCTTTCGACCGCGAAAATTTCCTTGAATTTGAAGTGGAACAAATGCACGAACATGAGTTCCATCAATCGCTCCCACACAATCCTAATTACGACCAATATAAGTTACATTCAGTTTACATCTTTATACttagaaaaagaggaaaatgaaaacctttAAAACTTACCTTGAAATATAGGCTAAACCTGTTGCTATTCCTTATCTCCTAGGGTGTATCTTGGTCAAGTAGTCTAATCACATGTTTGTATAATTGTAAAACTGCTCTAAGGACATACTTAAAGTATTGGTGCATTGTCTCAATTGATCTACAAAACCTCCCACCAACAACTCGAAACCTCCTAATATGCCCAAtagtgtgtaaaaaaaaattaacacttgTTCTCTAATGGACATGTGAATGGTCTCTTGAAGTAAATTATTCTCCCCCAGAATTCTACATAGCGCATAAAAATCAAAGGGTCTTATCCTTATATTATGGACACAACGCGCATCACCTCTATAAAGAATATCACTCATATATGACTCTCTTTCATAGTCTCGATTGACATGAGGTTCTCTAGGTATAACACTTCTAGATCTTAGCCCTTTCAAAAGAACAACACCTAAAGCAATGACAGATGTAGCTACCCCCATTATGGCAGCAGAAAGTGATGGGTTATCCATCTACATTCCAAAAATAtgataattataaattaaatgtATACTTAAAAAAgacacttaaaaataaaattttcatggaACATATATACAAGAACATCGATTATCTAATATATTTTGGAacaaaggaatgaaaaaaattcactGTTCTATGATAAGCATATAGGTATATAATGATAAGTATAGCAATATAAATCACTACAACGCTATTGGTAAATCATTCACACATCAAAGAATCCTTATAATGGTGATAAGTAACACTTGCCAAGTAGTGTGACAGTAAAATTCATACTACACACATCAACTGATTATAAGGATTCTCTAGAAACACTCTGGAAGCGCTACTCTGGAAACGCTACTGATTATAATGAAGCAGCCTATTACTACTCTTGAAACGTTAAAATTCCTACTACACTTGTCaactaattaaagaaaaaaaaagagatttcaCACATCCTAAAAATCATGTGGGGTTGTTATATTAAAAGACCCTATTGGTTTTGGCTTCACGCATAAAAATCTATGCAATTAGAACCTATGCGATTATGTAAAGCAATTATGTAAATTAATGGACTATAACCTATGCAATTATGTAAATGAATAAACACGCATAAAAATCTGTAGCACTAGCCCATACAAAGCCAACATACTGTACaattagaaaacaaataaacacgAGAGTTGAACACCATATCTGTGAgggagaaaacaaagaaaaaaagtaccATTGTAGATTTGTTCGTCCTTGTAAGGAAGAGTTACTGACAAATCtatgagggggggggggggaacctTATCAGATAACAATGTTATAGAGGGAAGAGAAATagggagaaaagagagacaaaCAAAAAGTGAAGGGAAGAGAAGATTTGAGAGTGCTTATCGTGAAAAAGAGTGAGAGCGCCAAACCAATACTGTTTCCTGCAACAAcaaaagagaatatatatatatatatatatatatatatatatatatatataggggttAAGAGCCATAAGGTAGAGAGCttgtttttttgaatatttttattagaaaacaagcgatagaaaataagccttctttttattagggtttttcATTGACTAAGGATAGTTTTCcgttgattgatttttttaatgctcAAATACTGAAAGATCTGGAAAACTATATGATGAAGCGTGAATTCGTCAGTCGAAATGGGCAGATGGAACTCCCCGTTAGCACCAATGTATCCTTTAAaagggtcaccggtgtggtgcctgccacaacgcctccgatgccaaagttagaacaaaAAAGCAATTCgtgaaatggaaatgaatgaacaaGAATAGTAATGGGTACTTTCTTAGAGTGTCAGTATCTGTACCTTCTGCTGACAATGTGAGGGTTTTATATATGTGGTTTTGGTTACTAGCCGTTGGAGTGTTAATGCCTTTCTTAGTAACGCCTCCTACCCAATAATGGGGCTTTTAATAGGCTCCCAACGGTCCGTTTCGCTGGTTTCGTAACTGCTCAGGTTACTGGCTGGCTTCATTGAATGATTTTCctgccttcgtcagtgatgactGATTTTCTCGTCACTAGGGATGACCTCGTCATTAGTGTTGACTTCGTCAAGGTAATGCATTCTTGTCACTTCCATCAGTTGCCCCTCAGGTTCTGTGGTCGTCTGTGACGTGTCATGAGGGCCATAGAAGGTGAAAAGTTTTTCCTGAGTTGTCTGTGACACTTGGGGTTCTGCTCCGAATTTAATGCATGATGGCGGCGCAGTACGTAATGTGGCCACGTGGCGCATGCTgattgaaggtgctgatggcaTAACCCTTGGGTTTCCTgttatttttcagtttccttgaatttttggcttcaaaacttttcttttcctttactttaatttttgcTCTGAGTATTATCTTTCTCGTTTATTTCTGCGATCACTCCGACTCTGCTCCGGTGACTCCGACCCTGCTTCGGCGACACTTCTTTCCGAATTTTTCTGGCTTCGACCGTTTTGCTCTTCAAGGTATGTTACTCTTTTATTCCCCTTCTGTTCCCTTTCCTTAATAATCTTCTTATGAgttcttgatttttcctttgccctttgcttttgttgtttttgtgtttgatttttgggtttttaggatTGTGTACCCTTTTCATGGTCAATTCTTTTAAGGGTAGGGTAGCTTGCCCCTtggtctctttcttttttgctcgcGTAGGGGTGGCTTTAGGTATTTCCAGTgacttttttcctttggttgAGGACTATATTTTTGAAGGTTGTGGGTTGAGTGTAATTTTGGGGGAACTATCTCCAATATTAGGCCAATCACTTGCTTGGTTTGAGGGAGAAACGAAGAGGATGTCGGAGGTGAGATCTAGCAAACTAGAAACTGGGTTGTCGTCCAGCGAAGGCCCGATTAAGGGTGATATGGCCGTCTCCGTCCCTCGTcaggttagggctttttatgcCCTTGGGGAGGAGTGTGGGCTGGACGTTGACACCGTGGTTAGGTTCAAGGATAGATTTCAATTTCCTGCGTGGGTCCGTGTTCGTCGGCCTAATCCTAAGGATCGGGCCTGCCACTTCTTCCCTGGTGAAGTATGCTTCTATGAGGCTGCTTTCATTTGTGGGCTTAGGCTACCCGTCCATCCGTTGTTGATGGAGCttttgggttattttggtaTTGCTCCCGGGCAACTTATGCCCAATTCATGGAGGATAGTGATTAACTGTATGGAGATATGGTTGGCCGCTAACGAGGACATGATTAAGGTGAGTGAGCTCGTCTACCTTTATCATCTAAAGGAGTCAAAAGAGTATGGGTATTATGAGCTAGTCCCTTGGACGAGGAGGACTAGAATCGTCAAGGGTTTAGCCTCATCATTCAAGTACTGGAAGTCCCGTTTCTTTTTCGTGTCCAGGGACGATTTTAAGACCCCTTCTAGCGAggcttggggtgatatcccaaggttactccgtcggtggggaaccccagACTTTGGTGCGTCAATGTTTCTCCTCGACTGTTAATCTTCATCTTGCATATATGGTCGTCCTTAACCCCTTTAGTCAATTAAGAGTTGGGACGACCTCGTGGACCCACAGATGCTTGCATTCTACTGCTTAGGCCCGGACCCATCTCCCTACGTCTTGCGCAGCATTAATAttaaggagaagaagagtaagtATTTACCTCGTCAGTATTGATCTTCACGTGTGCACTTTggatttcttagttttttttttattttttattttttttttttagagatgacGACCAGGTTCAACAAGGACATGTACACTAAGATGAGGTCCAAGAAGGACGAACCTTTGGTGAATATTGGCAAGAAGGGGGTCCGTATCACGGGGAAGGGTCCGTCAGTTCTCCCAACTGCAGACGCCACTCCCATCGTCTCTGGAGTTGAGAATGTACGAGCGGCTTCTCCGGCTACCTCGGGTGAGGAAATCCCCACCCTTTCCTCAAAAAGGCAACGAGTGTCAGctaaggagaaggagaaggagaaagtGGGTTTGTCCGTCTGGGATGACGAGGGTGTGGCCGTGGAGCGGGCACATGATGTTGTAAAGGCCGAGGACCTCAAGGTATTTTCTGGAGTGCCGCTCAACGTAGTTGCGAGTCAGCATGTGCACAGGATCGTCCAGGTAAAACCACTTCTGCATTCTTCTTGTTCTcctcatatataatttttttttttttttttttttactgacggACTTAATTTCCTCTGTCAGGTGTTGGGGGAGAGCCTTCACCCTGCTTCTGAGTGTCTTACTCAAGAGGCTAAGGTGGCGTCTTTGGCATCCAGGATGGAGGCCTTGGAAAAGGAGAACTCCACGTTGAAGAAGAATCTTATAGAGTTAATGGATGAAGCTACTGCTTTGAAGGAAAATGTCAAGGCCTTGAATGCCGATCTTAGGGTTGAGCATCAACTAAACCTGGAGAAGGACGACCAGCTTCAGGTGGCCAAAGAAAAGCTTAAGACGATCGCTGCTAGGTCCGTCGAAGCCTTCCAGCAAACTGAGGAGTACTCCACAGTGCTCTTTAGTTGGTACTTTAAGGGTTTCGAGCTCCTACGTAGGTATCTCGTCAAACATCCCACTGGGGTTGACCTGCCGAGCCTGGATCTAGAAGTGGTAGATCAAGAGATGGCTGTGGACGAGGCTGCCCAGTCTTCGGCCCCTGAAGGCGATACTCCTGGTGATTCCCTCCCATCTGGTGACGCTCCTGCCGCTGACGATCTCCCCGCTAACGCTCCTACTGACGCCCGGACCTGACACTTGtgtaattttatctttttgtgtATGCCTTTTATGTTCTGGGCTACTTgatagcaaatttttttttatctattttgagaATAATGTTTCTTGGCCCAGTGTTTAATGGGTCTTTAGAAAGAACAAGGATAATTGCCCgctgtttttgggttttaattggCTTTATGATTTTGCACTTACCTGTTTGTATGACTGTGCTTTTGTTGGTACCTGACATGTCTGAGGTGTTTTGAGTTCGTCTGTACCTTGTACTTAGCATAAATTTCTTAGCTGTGATTTCTTCATTCGTCAATAATTTGTTTATCACCCTCGATCCTTTAGAAGGGCTTGGATACAGCctgagttttgttttgatttgttgcaaggttcttgttcccttttctttttctccctctcctctttttctttttttatggattCGTCAGTAGCCTGGATCCGTCAGGCGGGATCTTGTCACTTGCACTTGCTAAAGGATTGTGCCTGCATCAGTGGCTTGTTCCCGTCAAGGCGGGGCCTTCTTACTTGACTTATACTTATTCAAGGGATATTTGTTGCGTTTGTGGCTTCGTTAGTgacttacatccgtcaaagcgatatcttatcacttagccattttttggtgacttacatccatttaaggaatcttgtcacttaggcttcgtcAATGATTTACAACCGTCTTGGcggaattttatcacttagtATTTTTATATGCCTTAAACCCGTTGGAGggatcgtcagtaacttacatccgtcaaggcggaatctcgTTACTTAGCTTTTTTATGCCTTATACCCGTTGGAGGGATCGTTAGTAACTTACATTCGTCAAggcagaatcttgttacttagcttTTTTATGCATTATACCTGTTGGAGGGAttgtcagtaacttacatcagtcaaggcggaatcttgttacttagcttTTACAATTGACTAGACCTGCTTGCACAAAGACATTAGaggaataattcttttattaactTCAAGAATGAACATGTCCGTTTGTTACATCTACTTGTGGTACTTCTTtaaatgctcaatgttccatggtcgggggagtCTTTGTCAGTCCAAGGTTTCCAGGTGGTAACTGCCTTGTCTTGAGTAGTGAGTAACTCGATAAAGCCCTTCCCATATGGGACCCAACTTTCCTTGAgtagggtctttagttgctGTGATGGTCTTGCGCAGGACGAGGTCTCCTATGTCCAGTTGTTTGAGTTTAACCCTCTTATTGTAGTATTCGGCCATCTTCAGCTGGTACTTCGTCATCTTGCTAGATGCGTTGTCTCTTACTTCGTCCAGACAGTCTAAGTTGAGTCGCAGTTCATCGTCATTGTGCCCTAAGTTGAATGTCCCTCGTCTGACACTTGTTACTCCCACTTCGACTAGGATTACTGCTTTCgtgccataggtaagcctgaaggggGTCTCTCCTGTTAGGGTTCTCGCTGTGGTTCTGTAAACCCACAGGACATTAGGTAATTCTTCTGGCCAGGCACCCTTTGCGTTGTCCAACTTggttttgataatcttgagcagcgtTCGATTCGTCACTTCTGTCTGTCCGTTTGCCTGGGGGTGCCCCGAGGACGAGAATTGGTTCTTGATCCCAAGGTTTGAACAGAAGTTTCTGAAGCCTTggctgtcgaactgcctcccattaTCTAATATGATTGTCAAGGGAATCCTAAACCTGCagattatattcttccacaTAAAGCTCCGTATTCTTGCCTCGGTGATCGTTGCTAGAGCCTCTACTtaaacccattttgtgaagtaatcaatagcAATAAGTAGaaattttacctgacctttaccttggaGTAGTGGGCCGACGATGTCAatcccccattgtgcaaatggccatgggGAAGCTATGGTCGTCAGTCTCTCTGGTGGAAGCCGTTGCACATTCCCATATCGCTGGCACTTGTTGCACCTCTTGACAATCTCAACAGCGTCCACCTGCATAGTTGGCCAGAAATATCCTATCCGTACTACCTTGTTCACCAGGAATCTGGGGCCAGCGTGGTCGTCGCAAACTCCTCAATGGATTTCTTCCAGTATGTATCTAGCTTCTTCTTCGTCG
The Quercus lobata isolate SW786 chromosome 10, ValleyOak3.0 Primary Assembly, whole genome shotgun sequence DNA segment above includes these coding regions:
- the LOC115964533 gene encoding uncharacterized protein LOC115964533, with protein sequence MDNPSLSAAIMGVATSVIALGVVLLKGLRSRSVIPREPHVNRDYERESYMSDILYRGKYYLGDASYGIQKGSISPYRGVRYHLKEFSDNPPRNDKELFNLRHSCLCTTIECCFGVLKKHFHVLDAKPFWSFPTQVNVVLAYCIIHNFIIGANPLDSIMNSELHDNPFANESTSRRVQQSHREVQEENREWVKKWDDICHEMWEDYDAME